The segment TTCAGGTCCTCCCAGTAAAGCTCCTCGCCCGAAAGCAGGCACACGCCCTCCACAATGCGGATCTTTTCCTTGGTGTAGTTGTTGTCGCAGGTCGCCTGTGGGAGAAGAGAGcgcgggaggaagaggaagaggacgaggaggtTAGGATGAGGCAGGGTGGCTGGAGGCTTCACTCGCACAGCTAGATGGGAACGGCTAACACTCCAAACAGCAGGAAAATAACAATCACTGACGCTGCATTTTCAGTAGTCATGTTAGGTCGGCAGGGTATATTCAGCACAGCAATCAAATCACACTGCAAACATGCTGAATTATTTTCCCAGTCTAGAATTCGTCTTGTATAGATCAGCTCTTCTCTCAGTGGTGAGTGTGTTATTAATTATTCATTCctaaaatgtataaaatgtaaaCCTAAGATTTATATAATTTGTCTGTTCAACATTCCTAAATGGGTGATTGTAGAGTTATAGACAGAAAGGCAAAAGAGAAGATATTAGACTATAACTGCCAACAGGCAGTTGACAgatgtatatatttatgcatcacacccacacacacctgctcatgcACACAGCAGTCGCCATAGGTGTAAAGGTACAGTTGCCATGCAGTATGGGTGGGTACTAAATCTATCAGTATGGACTATATAGAGCTGAATTAAGTAAGGAGGTCCAAAAGAGCAACAGTATACTTGTTCATGCATTTCAACTACCTCATCAGTGGTTTGGATGGAAAATTAAAAAACAGGTCaaaagataaagggagagagggagttgtAAGGATGAGAGAGCTGTAGTGAGGgagaacagaaacacatggaAAGAGATGAGCAGGAACGACGAATGTTTTTGTACTTTTACAAATGATATAATACTTTTTGTTATTATATAATCTACTACACGGCGCACAAACGTAGGAGCTAATTTATCCTTCTTAGACAGGTCGTGATCATACCATACCACAACATAGCTAACTAGATATTTTTAGCAGTCATCATGTTGAGGTTGACAAGCATTAGCCAATGGATTCATTAGAATACATCCAGTCACccgttttttttaatttatggtCTGGACACCCACAACAAGTCAAGACTTCATATTAACAACCAACCGTACCTCTTTTTTATATCGTAGCTGATTGTAAATCGGAGGTTTCTGGGTCGTCTCTATTTTGACTTCTTGCGTTGACGTCCTGTATGATGGGTTACTGTAGGTCAAGTTACTCACTCCTGGGTCAGCAAACTTTGACTTTTTATGCCTAGAGATCATAGCAatcaaggaaagaaaaacatctTAGTTGGTGCCTATTACCGAAATCCAGACAATCACAAGTGTATGCATGGTTAGAGTACTGCTTCTAACAGGAACACTCACTTGTATATGATGAATGCAGCAATGAGTATAAGAATGGCCAAGATGGTCAGAGCCCCACCAATGACATAACTGATATGGAGTCCCTCACCTATGAGAGGAGACATTAGTTAGCAAACATCATACTGACAACCACAGTGTTTGCTTCATGTTCCATGTAACATTTGCACCAGGATTAAATGAAATCGGGTAATGTGCTTCATGCTTACCATGTGGAGCAGTCACCACATTGCTCTCTATGCATCCCTCCACGCTGAGGCTCTTATCTGTGCAGCTGTTTGTattgagacaggaagtgagaacTTAAGTACTTGATGTAAGTAGCCTTGTGTAATTACTTAAATCATTCAGCCATTGTAGCAGTCAACAACAGGGTGTCAGTGCTTTGCTCCCATGTATAATAAATCAATCAGAATCAGCTCTAAGCTGCAATTTCCTTACTTGACCACTGGATGTCCTCGTTGAGGCTTCTCTGTGGGAAGTTTAGGGTTCTTGTTGGGTGCACGCGTAATGGGGTTTACACCTCCACTGGGAACAGCAGGCACATATCCTGAGACTGAAGAACAGATACAAGTTGAGTGCATGTTGGAATGAATCATTTTCAGCATTCTTTAGCTCTCTACACCTCTTCATAACCGCACTGTACGCCTCATTCACTCATTTACTCTAGCTCTACACTTCTCCCATAGAGCATGGAGAGCACTGTACTTCATCCTCTGGCCTTTTCTACTTGAAACTTTCTACTCAGACTTGTAATAGGGTTGATGACACAGGTGTAACTACACTCTAAGTGGTACTAAAACAGTCATAGTAAGACAGCAGTATATGTCATGTTCTACAAATGCATAAGTAACAGTATCGGTAACAGTATTAGTAATCAATGGCAGGAATTCGTGAGCAAAAATGATCAGGTGCATTTTGCTGGTTCTACCGATGAGAGTGTCGTTTtcagaatgtgtatgtgtagttgtATCTAACTACCAGGTCAAAATCAAACACCTAGTCAACATACACAAgcagtcaaaaacacacattatgtgactctctaacacaccaaaaggttttttccccccagaaagttttattttttaaattattttggcATACAGATTACCCTAACAGCATCACACTgtcaaaacaagactataattaAAAACCTTTGCAACCTCACAATGTTTTCAATCTTTTGTTCGTAACAAGCAAATGTGCTGATTGATAGATCTATACGAAAAGATAAACAAATGCAGCATTATTACAGTAGAACCAATCCACACCATagcataaatatataaataaaagtaCTCAGCATCATTCTCAATACTGTAACTACTCTCTGGTCTGCATCAGGATCACAAGCTGGAACTCCTCTCTAGACTGATTCAGAAAAACAAGATGTCTGCCTCTGCCAAATACCGTGGGAAATATGGCATGCTGTGCATAGTCTACGCGCCAAGGACAAATGAGGAATATGTGTGAAAAGAAGATCTGTGAAATTGGGATGGTGACTAAACCAGGCGCAAACCATAGCAATCTGGTCGAAACGACAGTAACATTATCTCCAATTATAACACATTGGGAGTGCTCGGGTTGCCCTGGTTTGGACTTCTGACCTTTGGCATTTTTGATAATGACTGACTACTGAAAAGCAgtttattgctcatccacagAAGTAGTGTCTGCCTTTCAGTtttatcaaaacaaaaccataatTCATCATTTACTGATCCCACCCATGACTGGGGAATTCAGTTGTAAATAAAGCACAATGAGAACAAGGTCCAAGTGTAGTCCTTACATGCACTAAAagcttacagtacagtacacataTTGCAGTTACAGCAACGCAAAATAGGTACAAAATTGATGCCTTTGTCAAATTGCTCACTGTAAATTTGGCTGCACTCAGCTTCATCATAGTCATCCCATGTAAAAGCACATGACGATGGATAATGATGAATTTAATCTGaaactctttgtctttgtcattgtggtcttcctcttcctcttcctcatcctctgtgTGCTTGTCCTACCCTGTCCTAGAGGTGACCCCTCTAGTGTCTTGCCATTTCTACATTGGTGTGCCAGTATGCTTTAGAGCAATGGACCCTACAATGTCCCTTATGTATTGATTCTGCAGTTCTGATTGATTGTGTTCATAATGTTGTGGCTAAGTGTTTTCGCCCATGAAAAAGGTGTGCTCATTGAGTTCAGATGGTGATGCCTTGAGTTTATTGTATTGATTGCATGTGTTTACTAAATGAGCATAAAGGTCACACATCTTTTGAGAACTGAGGCGAAGCtatagttttgttttgttgagggAACCGGTTATGGTGTGTTAGCGATcaggaaaaaaactgtaaaaaactaGTATATTGGGGTGAAATGAAGGCTACAGTGTAAACAGAATGTAAATGTACTCTATACAAAAGAACATTATACTTTGTTTTCAAGAACCTTCGGGCAAAATGTAGGGCTGAATAAGTTACTGTGCTGTGGTAGCTATCTCCAGTGTGGCCTTAGTTTATGCAGGATATTAGATTCACTGCATCCTGTCACTTGCATATATTGCCACTTAGTGGTGACTTTTGGCTTTCTGTGCATCTTTTGTTGTCTTCTCTCACTGGGTCTAGTGGTCCGTGCTCTACCTCTCCCACTGTTGAGTATAAAACAGTGTCTCTGCATAGCAGTGAACAGCTGACTCTGAAACAGATCTGTGCCGGATCCgtgccacatcagggccagatccgtATCCCAGACAGCAGCTATAAGGGCTGCTAAAGGCCTGTTAGACTCACTGGTTGAGCAGGGCCTGTCGTCCGGCTCATCGGGGCAGGCACACGCAAAGCTGTTGGTCTTGGCGAAGCACAGGTGTGTACAGCCTCCATTATTTACCCCACAGTGATTGGTGCCTATGGatgagggagcaagagagtagtcagacacacagagggaaacaaGAAGGGGAAAAACTGATGGGAGGAGTAATAGACGTTACACAGTTTAAGCAGTTTGAAACCAAGGATATCAGAGAAAGGCCAAGgatatcagagaaagagagaatcacacacagagatggaccTCCAGGGGAATGGAAAGGCTTCAACACAAAAAGCAGTGACCTCGTGAAGTTCTCGAGGCCAAGGCCGAGGAGTCATGAGAGGAGTCCTCAGAGATGAACCATAACCCCCTGCTCTTACCACTCTGCCGCTGGGGTGACACCACGATGATGTCCATGAGGCCCTCTACGTTGGCCAGCACGGTCTCCTTATTGCGGCCCGCGTGCTTATCTACCCGCTGAATGGACTTGGTCTGCCAGTCCGTCCAGTATATCCAGCGGTCTTGCTGTGAGATGCGGGAGAAAGGAGTTAGTGGGGAGGAGACCGGCTTCAACTAGGAAGAaggtgggaaaaaaagaggagagagaacaaaacaaaaaagagggaaggagggggccAGACAGGGGATGGGTAGGGAACGGGGGAATGGCAGGACAacaggaggacagaggagagggggggaaggagaaagaaaaatgaaggtCAGAGATGGAGGGTCGCAGCAAAAACGGTATAGTGCGTTAATGAAATGATTGGATGAGAGGATGGCAGAGACTGGGTGAGGGAGTGAGtaagtgaggaggaggagggtttgAGGGGGAGAGGATCAGACATTTAAGGGTGAGGCCAGTTAAGTGACAGCCAGATAGGTACCTGTGTGAGAGCAAAAGGGTGCGACACTGGGCTGACCAGGATTTGCCTGAGATTTCCATTCAGGTCAGAACTCTCAATCCTGTCCAGGTGAGCATCCACCCAAAATATCCTGCACATACAGGGATTACAATACATGGCATGTTTCCTCTGTGTATGACACTTtcagtatatttattatcgTATTTCAATCCTGACAGGATAGATTTGACACATGTTAAAGTTACATtaccatttaaaaaacataCTGTACCATTGCAAAATGTGTCAAATATTTCATTCATTATTCTTGATTATCTCAATTACCTGCGTGTGTCGTAATCCAGTGTCAGGCCATTTGGCCAGCCCAAGTCGGTGTTAATGAGGACTTTTCTGTCGGAGCCATCAAGGCATGCCCGCTCTATCTTTGCAATGTGACCCCAGTCAGTCCAGAACAAATACCTGgcaaatggcaaaaaaaaagaaatgcatgaGACTTGCGCGAAGGTCAAACACAATGTGAAACGGACACATCTCTGTGTCAATCTCCTCACCCTTTGCTGGGGAATACAGCGATTGCCCTGGGCTCGTCCAAACTGTTGTTGATCAGAACCTTCCTTGCGGTGCCATCCAGACGGGCCACCTCAATAGTGTTGCGGCCTGTGTCTGTCCAGTACATGTTCCGGGCCACCCAGTCCACAGCCAGACCATCGGTCGTTTTCAGTCCCTGGCTAATCACCGTCTCCATACCAGTGCCATCCAAATTAGACCGCCTGCAGTGATACATGGAACGCAGCAATGTGAGGCTGCAGCGTTACAGATACACATTCAGTCACTAGTGCTACTTTAAGGTAACTCCATGACTTGTACAGGTTGTACTGGCTTTTAGCTAATCAGTAACTGGCTGTTCATTAACAACGGTGTCCTGATTGAAGAGGTACGAATGGATGTGCGGTACTCATCGTGTAGCCTTACCTGATGACATCTAGCGAAACGTCAGTGTAGTAGAGCTTGCCGTCGACGCTGTCGTAATCCAGGGAGATGACGTTATGCAGCTCTGGCACGGGCACGTGCACGTCCGTGTGGTCGTTGGTATCCAGGGAGATGCGGCGCACACTGACGCGGTTGGAGAACAACAGGTAGGTCTCGGGGCTGTTGTCACATGAGCGGCCGTCCGGCTTGAGCAGGATGCCGGTGGGACAGGCACAGGACGTGCCATTAGGCCGAGGCAGACAGAGATGGGTGCAGCCGCCATTCCTCCGACTACACTTATTAAAACCTACGAGAGGGAGGTGAATCACATGAGTTTGAGAGTATATGGGATACCGGTGACACAGTAAGCGGTGGTAATaatgaaatactgtatgttcaaAACCCCCAAAAACTACAATAACACATGTTAGAGTAATTATTTAAGCTGCAATATCCTTCCTTCCATAGGaaccacacactcaaccacattGTAAATTCCCTTTAAATTGAGTCAGGAATAAGTGGTTCCAATATTATGGCAATGACATACAACAATATAGAATACTGTCCACACATCCGTGTGCAGCCTCATGAACTTATAACTTCTGGGTCATGGTGACtcaagacacagagacacattgtTCTCTGAGATGTTTATGTCAATGGATTtagcagagatgagagagagagagagagatagactgacagagagagagattgaaaaagAAAGGCTGAGAGAGTTagagtaacagagagaaaatgattCAATTCTGGTGTGGGAAACAGAGACATAAAAATTGTTTCCAGACAATCTGCCTCGACTCTTCTGATTACACAGCCCTCTTCTCTTGGCAGGGCTGAATCCCGGCTAAGAAAGAATGAAGGGGGGAGGGACTAATTTGAAACACAGCATGTCCTGTGTGCGACCACAATGGCAATAATCTGCCATCTCTTCCCCACCCTTACTCTCTCCCAGCATGTGACTTATTGCTAACAAGGAATGCCGAAGGCCTGCATCCAAAGGGAACCAATTTGTTCCTGCAATCACATTACGTTCAACTGCCTTGGAGACGGCCAGCACGACAGGCCTCGAAGGACTACCGGAACTGGCTCAATCCATGGGACACAACCCGTGAAATGCACTCAGCATATTAAGAAGACAAGGACATGCTTATAGAGACATGGCTCttagatgttgtgtgtgtgtgtgtgtgtgtgtgtgtgtgtgtgtgtgtgtgtgtgtggctcagtctGGACGGTTTGCCAGGAGACAAAGTCAAGCGGTTTGCAAAATCGAAGAGTTAAGAGGAGGCCCCGCCGTGTAGAGGTCAAACTCACGAGAGACACTTGAGTTCCTGCAAGAGGAAATGGGGAGCAGGACTGAACACTGCCCTCAGACTGCTTGTGCTTTGTGGTCGATGTTAATTTAGTATGTTTCAGTAAAATAACAAGAGGGTATTCCACAGCACTGGCCAAGCCGTTTCACAAGAGTAAGGACTGCAGGATGAGGGaggaaaatggaaaagaaaaagcGAGCATAGCTGAGCCCCTAGATGGCAGTATTGCACTACAGTCAACACAAACTAGACATTGCAGACCATCTGAACAACGTCACTGCCCATTTGATTGAACAGTAGATctatgatgcacacacacttcacctaaAAGGCCACAGAGTCAAATCAATATTCACACATGAATATTTTAATGAGAAATGGCTGTCGGCCATTGTGAATTTCTGACACTCATCTCTGGGCTGCATATCTCTGCATATGTACCAGGAAGGTTCACACGGGAAAAATGGAATCCAAAAACAGGCCAAACACCATTTCAACATGTTGATGTAGAAGACAAAAATCATATTCATGAATTCATTATACGTCTCTTGGCAGGAGTCACTCACCTAGAGGCCTCTCACGGTCCACAGCCTGTATGTCCATGAGCCCGGGCAGGTTGGACCTGACGGTGATGGTGTTGGTGCCAGTGGTCTTGTCTGCTCTCTGGATGCTGCGGCTCTGCCAGTCCGTCCAGTAGATGTGCGGCCCGAGGAGGGTCAGCCCGTACGGGTGTTGCACCGGAGACACCAGGATGCGGCGGTTGGAGCCGTTCAGGTCGGCCACTTCAATGCGctgagaggaaagaagaggatcTCGATCACGGACTAACTATCGGTTGTTGgaatctattctattctaactTCTTCCATGCATGGTATTCCTCCTGGGAGattgaaaaaaaatctttctctgtttctaaTTATCATTCAGTCAAGAGTTGTGGAACAGGCCCCTTTTTCTGCTGGAATCATCTCCGCCACTGGGGCTTTCCAGATAACAGTAAGTGAAGGGCATGTCAGCCATTATAGTGAAAACAGTTGGATGTCTTACCTCAGTGTGAGCGTCGGCCCACAGGAGCTGAGAGCCGGCCTTGTCTATTGCCAGTCCGTTAGGCCAGCCCAAATTATTACTGATGAGAACCACCCGGTCGGAGCCATCCATTCCAGACCTCTCCAGCTTAGCGTGCTCACCCCAGTCACTCCAGTACATGTacctgaagaagaggaggagagatgaggccCAGTCAGTTTGTCATCCATGAAATGCAGGCGGACAAAGGCACGGTAATGTGCAGAAAACCAGCACTTTTTCAAACAATGTAAAATCAGATACTGCTGTAGGAATGTAGAGGCAAGAACTCACCCCATCTCGTGGTAGAGAGCAATAGCACGAGGACTGTCCAGGTTCTGCCACACCAGGACTTTACGCATGGACCCATCCATATTAGCGACTTCGATGCGATTGGTGCCGGTGTCTGTCCAATAAATCTTGCGGCCCAGGGAGTCTACAGCCAGCCCGTCAGTTGTCATGAGCCCTGAGGGGTAGATTCCTGTCAGACTCGGTGCATTCATCATGATTATGTTTGTTTTAGTCAACTTTGCGGGGAGCAAATGACAAAGATGCTCGGTGGGCTGAGGCATATGTTTAGATTAAGAGTGCATAACAACATTCCCCCCATTATCCCCcttccctgtgtgtctgtaaaatcATAAAAAATTGCTTTCAGACATTATGGGACTGCTTACTTCGTACTTAAATCGTAACAATGCGCCACAATTATAGCAGACAAGACTTTCGTCAGGGGCTCTTTTTCCCTCACCAGTTGCAATGAtgtcctcctgtcctgtcccatTGATGTTGGCTCTAGTGATTTTCTTCAGTGTGCTGTCTGACCAATACACTTTACCTGGAAGAAAGGAGATATGTCTTTAACATGGCAATCGATCGCTAAAAGTGCATCAGACTGCTTGAATCTGGGACACGTACCCTCTTTAGGGTCCACCCCAATGGCGATGGTGTTCTTCATGGAGCCGTTGACAGCCAGGACCACATCAGCAAAGTAGGGGATGTCCAGAGAAACCATACGGATGTCTGTGCGTCGAGCAAATATCAGGAAGCTGCTCATTCCTGTGAGAGAAGAAATTCAGTAGATGTTTTATTATAGTTTCAGTCGAGGTGGAATGGTTACAGCAATTGAGTTTGATAAAGCATGCCAGATACGCAGGAACACAAAGAACCACGGTGACCGAGATACATTTTAGCACCTTGTTTAAACTTGAAGATTAAGCTACTAATGCACATTCATGATGCCACACTGCATTACACAAGCCACAAACAGCTGAGGGTTGATCAGCTTGTGTGATGGATGCAGGCATCAAAGAGGTGCTCAGGATCAGGGCTTAACCCTCAGAGATCCAGGGAGAATGTATGGGGGTAGTATTTCAAAGGGCTTCCTGTGCTCTTTCCGCGAAGGCAATGACGTATGCTATGGAACATGCTTCTGTGTCCCTCCACTGAGATACAGGCACAGCTGATGGACAGGGCAAAGGTCAAAatggcagaagtgtgtgtttctgtgatgcATTGGTATTCCGTAAACGCACATGTGAATACAATCATCTATGGTTTTTTCAGAGGATTAccggtcacactttattttttcAGTAACCTTGTACTACATAGCTACTACATACTAGTATTTCGTAAGCGAGTACATTTTGAAAGCTTACCATGGGCACAGGTCTTCCCATCCACCTGGAGGTTGATGCCAGTGGGACAGGCACAACTGGAGCCTTTGGGAGGGGGAGCCAGGAGACACAGGTGGCTGCAACCTCCATTGTTCACAGCGCACGGGGTCCGCACTACACAGAAGATGACAGATGGATATGGTCAAATGGAAAGAGACTAGTCAAGTAAACATAAATATAGTACTGATAGCACTGGCTGGTTTTCAGAGCGCTTATAAAACAAGAACATAAAGAAAGTGATGGATTCAACACAACATACCACAAATCATACCGGCAGCTCTTAAAAGTGTATTTTGGATCTGTGTTTATAGCAGTGACATCAGTACCCATGCTTAGCACTATAGCTCAACCATTTCCAACCCCCAACATGGGATCAACTCTCCCTCTGTAAGCAGGGGTTGTATGGAGGGCAGCAAGTAACTGAGGCTGACGAACGTCACAACAACTCCAGACCCCGGGACCCCACAGAGCCAGAGGGGGACCCCATACATCACACAGATCAACCTGGTATGAGCCCCCAGGTGCTTCGTGCTTTCTGCCCCAATCTCACAGGCCTGGGATCAGTTTACCCCAGCCCTAATCCCCTCAGTGAAAAGACAGGACACTGGATACAAGACAGGGGCAGATTATTCTAGCACCTTGTCATGACATAGCCAGAAGGTAATGAGGTCACTCACAATAGTGAATaccctcacacatgcacttgctacacacatacagacagacagacagacacacccacacacataaaaagcaataaaaaaagatatacacacacacacacacacacacacacacacacacacacacacacaaaaagcaataaaaaaaaagatatacacacacattacttcaTACTCCAAATCAATCTTGGAGCCCAGAGATACTCAAATAATGTAAGTGCGTAACGACCGCTGTGCAGTTATTATTTCCCAGAAGAGGACAGTGACAGTACCTCCCAATTAGAGGCAGGAAATCAATTCAACATGGACCACAAATCCATAGCCACCGGGAAAGTGGATCTCTGATGATGATAAGTGAGCACTGCATAAAAGAACTGCAGCATTGACTAGGACAATTATAGAGTGCTATTCAAAAATAGAAACCGCACACTCATAGCATTCCTTGATGGCAAACCCACTTTTAAGACAACACGGCGTGGTTGAGTTAAATCAGTTTTTAAAACGTTCCCCACCTGACGAGCGATGGCGGTTGAACATGTGGATGTCCATGAGGTTCTCCAGGTTCTCCACCAGTGTGGCACGATCCAGACCCGTCAGCTTGTTGGCACTCTGGATGCTCTTGGAATGCCAGTCCGTCCAGAAGATCCTGTCCTCGTGAAGCGTCAAGCCAAACGGGTGTGGCAGCTGGCTACTAATTAATATCTGTAGAGGTAATGAGAAAATTAGTGTGAGACAACAAGTTTGATGACACACTTAAATGTTTTCACCAACTGAAGACCATTTGTACCTGTCTGTCAGAACCGTCAAAGTTGCCATACTCTATGGTCTTCATGCCGGCATCCGCCCAGTACAGTCTTTCTGTTTGGTAGTCAATGGCCAGGCCGTTGGGCCAGGTCAGATTGGTGGAGATGATGACGATGCGATTGGATGCATCCATTCCAGCACGCTCGATTTTAGGGCTGGCTCCCCAGTCAGTCCAGTACATCAATCTGTGGAAACATTAAGAAGTCATTACATGGGCTGTTAGCCCAAAGCATGtgcagcatgttttttttattaatgtttGCACAGGACAAccttctcactgttaaaaaccTAATGCAGCAATTCAGCATTCAGAAttttggtgttgatgttggaaTTAGTGAATTAGTGAACTTTCTACCCAgcatacagagacacaaagacagcttcacattcctccctctctcccttacttACCCTCCTATGGGATCCACAACAATGTCCCTTGGGCGATCCAGATTCTCCCAAATTAGCACAGTGCGCATGCTGCCGTCTGCATTGGAAACCTCAATCCTGTCTGTGCCTGAGACATGCAGCAGAGGACCAAATTACTTCCAGAGAGCAGTAATTATCCGGAGAATACGAGatcattattttctatttgtcAGCTATTTATTACCCAAACGCAGACATGGTCTCTACCTGCATCAGTCCAGTACAGTTTATTAGTCACCCAGTCAATGGCCAGACCTGCAGGGCTCTCAAGGCTGGTGTCAACCACAACCTGTAGTGCAATTCATCACAGTATTAGCCTTTGAAATACCATCAATTTGGTTACATA is part of the Clupea harengus chromosome 6, Ch_v2.0.2, whole genome shotgun sequence genome and harbors:
- the lrp4 gene encoding low-density lipoprotein receptor-related protein 4 isoform X1; translation: MNLAVLCGTLLTMMLLNPGVLGSTECSCGRNHFTCAVSPFGECTCIPAQWQCDGDNDCGDHSDEDGCMLPTCSPVDFHCDNGKCIRRSWVCDGDNDCEDDSDEQDCPPRECEEDEFHCQNGYCIRSLWHCDGDNDCGDNSDEHCEMRKCSDKEFRCSDGSCIAEHWYCDGDTDCKDGTDEENCPSDVTTPSCSAEEFQCAYGRCILDIYHCDGDDDCGDWSDESDCSSHQPCRSVEFMCSSGMCINAGWRCDGEFDCDDQSDEKNCTTSMCTADQFRCASGRCVRLSWRCDGEDDCADGSDEDGCEKTETPPCASDQFMCGNGRCIGQRKVCNEVNDCGDGTDEDPHQDCRPRSSEGNCNLNNGGCSQKCQMARGLVECTCHTGYRLTEDRKSCEDVDECAEEGYCSQGCTNTEGGFQCWCVQGYELRPDKRTCKALGPEPVLLFANRIDIRQVLPHRSEYTLLLNNLENAIALDFHHNQELVFWSDVTLDRIMKANLNGSNVEEVVSTGLESPGGLAIDWIHDKLYWTDSGTSRIEVANLDGTHRKVLLWQSMEKPRAIALHPIEGKIYWTDWGNTPRIEYANMDGSNRKIIADTHLFWPNGLTIDYASRRVFWVDAKHHVIERSDLDGQNRKAVISQGLPHPFAITVFEDSLYWTDWHTKSINSANKFTGKNQEIIRNKLHFPMDIHTLHPQRQPAGGLNRCGNNNGGCSHLCLPSNKTYTCECPTGFKKVDNHNCALSLDKFLLFARRTDIRRISFDTEDMSDVVIKLADVRNAVALDWDASYGHIYWTDVTTDSINRALWDGSKQEVVVDTSLESPAGLAIDWVTNKLYWTDAGTDRIEVSNADGSMRTVLIWENLDRPRDIVVDPIGGLMYWTDWGASPKIERAGMDASNRIVIISTNLTWPNGLAIDYQTERLYWADAGMKTIEYGNFDGSDRQILISSQLPHPFGLTLHEDRIFWTDWHSKSIQSANKLTGLDRATLVENLENLMDIHMFNRHRSSVRTPCAVNNGGCSHLCLLAPPPKGSSCACPTGINLQVDGKTCAHGMSSFLIFARRTDIRMVSLDIPYFADVVLAVNGSMKNTIAIGVDPKEGKVYWSDSTLKKITRANINGTGQEDIIATGLMTTDGLAVDSLGRKIYWTDTGTNRIEVANMDGSMRKVLVWQNLDSPRAIALYHEMGYMYWSDWGEHAKLERSGMDGSDRVVLISNNLGWPNGLAIDKAGSQLLWADAHTERIEVADLNGSNRRILVSPVQHPYGLTLLGPHIYWTDWQSRSIQRADKTTGTNTITVRSNLPGLMDIQAVDRERPLGFNKCSRRNGGCTHLCLPRPNGTSCACPTGILLKPDGRSCDNSPETYLLFSNRVSVRRISLDTNDHTDVHVPVPELHNVISLDYDSVDGKLYYTDVSLDVIRRSNLDGTGMETVISQGLKTTDGLAVDWVARNMYWTDTGRNTIEVARLDGTARKVLINNSLDEPRAIAVFPSKGYLFWTDWGHIAKIERACLDGSDRKVLINTDLGWPNGLTLDYDTRRIFWVDAHLDRIESSDLNGNLRQILVSPVSHPFALTQLKPVSSPLTPFSRISQQDRWIYWTDWQTKSIQRVDKHAGRNKETVLANVEGLMDIIVVSPQRQSGTNHCGVNNGGCTHLCFAKTNSFACACPDEPDDRPCSTISGYVPAVPSGGVNPITRAPNKNPKLPTEKPQRGHPVVNCTDKSLSVEGCIESNVVTAPHGEGLHISYVIGGALTILAILILIAAFIIYKHKKSKFADPGVSNLTYSNPSYRTSTQEVKIETTQKPPIYNQLRYKKEATCDNNYTKEKIRIVEGVCLLSGEELYWEDLKQLKMCRGGGLHACMRTDTVSLQASSASLDDGETEQLLQEEQSECSSINTAPATTPQRHASTHLPDTGWAPNRKPSTESEV